One Zingiber officinale cultivar Zhangliang chromosome 10B, Zo_v1.1, whole genome shotgun sequence genomic window, TATCAATTGATAATTAAGTTGGTAACAGAGTCAACTCACTAGTGAATTACACGTCGACGTTCACGGGTAGAAtcaataataaatgaaaaaaaataatcaataaagaTGTGTGATTTGATAATGTAGGTCCTAAAATTAATTAttgtgagatttttttttatagtgaagAGAGTACATAGGTTTTTATACTTTTTGATGTCACTTTGATATGACATTGATATGGCATATGGggataaaaaaaaactcatttagacCTATTGAAGATACCCTCCAATgggagatttttaaagagatttgagaaatgaaaaaattgaagaaaaaagCTCTAACCAttagagcatctccaatgcaagGTCTTTGGAGGGGGTTGTCAAACTAAAAAACTGAGCAAAAAAGCTTGAACTATTGTGAGCATGAGGTTTGAGGTTTGAAGTTTTTAGTTAAGAGTAATAGTAAAATTTTAAAGCTattttttctcttaaaattagcaATATGAGTGGTAGGGAGGTTTTTTTATTATGGAGAGAGTAGCAGATTTTCATGCTTATGATGTGatatattaaaaattacaaaaaaaaaaactcattcagAATTACAACTATTGGAGATGCCCTTATAGATACAAGGTTTGAGGCTAGTAgtttaaaaatagtagtaaaattttaAACCTGCTCTTCCATCtcaaaattaataatataggtgGGGCAGTAATTAATTATGCACAAAAAAGTTGATAATATAAGATCAATTAAAAAGTTTTAGGGaggtttttagttgtggagagaGTGATAagttttatgttttttatatgACATTAAGGTGACATATTGaagactacaaaaaaaaaaaaaaaaaaaaaaaaaaaaaaaaaaaaaactcatatagAACTTTAGCCATTGAAGGTGCCCATAGCTCTAAATGAactttttttaagtaaaaaactcTCATCAATGTAACATCAAAAGTATAAAACCCTACTACTCTCTCCGCTACAAAAACATCTCTCAAGAATTTTTTTTGGACCCTATACTATAAAACCTATCATAAAAGAGCTCCTTCGTAGCTCTAACgactaaaaatatcctaaatagtCCCACCTATTAGGGTTCAATTAAAATCTCATATTGAAAAGATTTAGTAAAAATCATGGGATTAAAAGGATGCataatatctccattgacatgaggccttttggggagagcccaagagcaaagtcatgagggtctaggcccaaagtggataatatcatgtcattgtggagatatgtggacatcctttgggcatAACAAATGTTATCAGAGTTATGGTCCAGACCAGATGTCATATGGGGTGGCTTTGAACGAAGTTAAGGGTGgacctggagcaggtcagggtgaccggatgttcaTGGAGAGcccagagtaggtcaaggtgaccagatgcttgcgAGGAGACATGGAGCAGGTCGggatgaccagatgctcgcggggagacGAGTAGGTCAAGGTAActggatgctcgcagggaggcccgaagtaggtcaaggtgaccgaatactcgcggggaggcccggagtaggtcaaggtgaccgggtgTGAATGCTTACGGGGAGGCCCagagtaggtcaggatgaccagATACTTTCAGAAAGActcggaccatgagagtaattttGGTTCTTCGTTTGagaggaggattgttggggttcaatcaaaatctcacattggaaagatttagtaaaaatcatggggttaaaaggatgcatgatatctccattgacatgaggccttttaggaaaagctcaagaataAAATTATGAGGACCTAAACTTAAACtgaataatatcatactattataaaaatatatgaatatcATGAAGCACGACAACACCACCTACATTTCCAATTTTAAaggaaaaataactttaaaattttgctaCTGTTTTACTTTTTGCTTTTTTGCTtttttgatgtttcctttttgCTCTTGAAATGAAAATTTCAAACCTCACGCCGAcaatatttcaaatttttttattcaacttttaaattttacaaacctcttaaaaaaaacttacattTGAATTGCTTTAAAGTTGGTTCATTCTTCTAATTGATAGGATTGGTTCACTTAATTTACCTTATAGTCCATTATTTTTGCCCACTTGTTTGTTTTCACATCGCTCTACACGCtttgctgttttttttttaaaaaaaaatcaaaaatgaaaTGCTAAGCAATGTTATATTTAATTTCATCTAAAATGGATAAGACAACCACCAAACTTTTTCATAATTTAGGCTATTAAACATCTAAAATAGAACGTGCGAGACTGGAGCCAACCCCGAAACTTTACCCAAGTTGTTGTTTGACGGTGAGAAACCAGTGGAGATCTTTTAGGGTTCTAGTCAATGAAATGGAGTTCCTCTGTCATTCTCTAGCgtttttaaaatcaaacttcaaCCCCTGATTGGCTTCTATGACTCCTCGTTTTTAGTAGGAGGCGTACAAAGcgtgaaagaaagaaagaaatgaaGTTCCCCTGTCATTCTCTACCGTTTTTAAAATCATCCCAAACCAATAATGCGTGGTGGTACAAAACCAAAATTATTAATAGATTTGGAAAATAATCAATGCGTGGCGAGAAAATCATTACTATTTTTATATAATAGACGAATCTAATTTTCTAAagtcgtttaaaaaaaaaagaaaaaaaaagaaaggcaTGATCATCTTCTACATCCAACTCAATCCATTTCGTCGAATTGGACATCAATCAATTATTGGCTCGATGAAAATGGAAAGTTAATTTGGTGAAGTCCCGACTCGGCTCCATCCATCCGCACCAACCGAATAAACCAGAAAAGTTATCCGGTTCATGTGTTCGAGCCGCAATCATGGACGGGTTGAACCGGACATGGTCCAAAATAATAAAATCCGCCGTCGTTCGCCCAGTTCCTCCCTAATTCCAACTACCCTCTCCCCCCTCGCTGTCCAAGTTACGATGAGCTTCTCCGCCGCAACCCAAACCACCGACTCGCCGCCGATGCCATGCTGCCGACTCCGAACCGGACCTGCCTCTTCCTTCTAACCTTCCTCCTCCTCTGCTCCTCCTCCATCCTCGCCTCTCCCTTCTCCACTTTCGCCGTCTCCCAACGGGGCCCTAATTATACGCTCGTCTGCGCCCTCGTCCCCTCCGCCCTACCCCACCGCTACGATCTCAACTGCAACAGCGCTTCCACGCGTGACGTGCTCTGCTACCCCGCCGGCGAGATCCCTTATGCGGCTGTCGCCGCTGGCAATGACTTTCTCTGCGGCCTCACCATCCCGTCCGACAACTCCAACGCCACCATGCGCTGGTGGACCTTTCCCGAGCATGGCTACGAGACCTACGAGAAGCGGATCTACTGGGGTCCGCCCCTCGCGGCCCTCGCATCCGGCGATACCCACGTCTGTGGCCTGACGGACGGAGGGCCGGAATGCTGGCGGTGGGAGGAGATGGTATTCCCTCGCGGGATTAACTTCTCTGACATCGCTGTGGGGCGGAACTTCGTCTGTGGGCGGCTGAGATCCGGCACCATCCGGTGCTTCGGGAGCGACCGGGAGGTCGTCGAGAAGACGCCGGTTGGTAACTTCAGTTTGCTTGCTGCCGGGACCCGGCACGCCTGTGCGGAGTCAGTTGCTGGACAGCTGACTTGCTGGGGCGCCGGGGCGCCGGCGGTGGAGCCGGATCTATCCGGCATCGTGTCCATGGCATTGGGTGAGAACAAGACCTGCGCGCTGTGTTCCAATGGAACGGTTCTGTGCTGGGGGGAGGGCTCACGGCCGCCAGATAGCCTCGCTAGGGAGCGGTTTGTTGGGATCCAGGCGAGGGGCGACGCCATCTGCGGCATTTTGTTGCTCAATTTCTCCGTGGTTTGTTGGGGGAACGAGCTGTTCCTGCAGAACCACACGATCTATACAAGTGTCTTGCCGGGGACGTGTTCTCCGATCTCGAGCTGCGGCAGCTGCGGGGTGCTGCCAGGCTCCGGTAACATGTGTTCATCGGACGAGGGCATCTGCCAATCGTGCCGGCTCCAGCTCAGTTCCAATTCTACGCCGCCATCTCAGCAAAGCGGTGGTGGTCGCACAAGGAAGACACTTTTTGCGGTTCTTGGATCCGGATTCAGTTTGGGATTGTTAGCCTTGATGTGCTTTCTGGCCTCTCGTGCTCTCAGGCTGCGGAACAATGGCGGAGTACTGGGTTCGGTGTGGTTGTACCGGCGGAGCCAGCCATTGGGGTTGCCGGATTTGTCTCTTGACGGTCGGCTTGGTGGCGGGACTGTCGAGGAGTTCTCTCTAGAGTTCCTGTTCATGATCACTGACAATTTTTCGGAGACGCACGAGATCGGCTCTGGAAGCTTCGGCGCGGTCTACCGTGCGACGCTGCCGGACGGACGTGAAGTCGCGATTAAGCGGGCAGACGTTCCGCCGTCCGCGCCGCCGTCCACATCCCGACGACACGAGCAACTCCGAAAATTCGACCGGGAGCAACGGGAGCAAGCATTCTGCTCTGAGCTGGCTGTGCTCTCGCGCATCAACCACAAGAATCTGGTCCGCCTTCTGGGCTTCTGCCGGGAGCGCGGTGAGCGTGTGCTAGTGTACGAGTACATGACCCACGGCACCCTGCACGACAACCTTCACAGGTGTCCCATGGTCCCGTCGTCGCCGCTGAGTTCGTGGACTACGCGGCTTCGCCTGGCGCTCGACGCGGCCCGAGGAATCGAATATCTGCATGCCTACGCGGTGCCGCCCATCATCCACCGGGACATCAAGTCCTCCAACATTCTGCTCGACGAGGAGTGGACGGCCAAGGTCGCGGACTTCGGGTTGTCTCTGACAAGCCCCGAGGACGAAGGAAGCATCGCCGCCGGCACGGTTGGTTACATGGATCCCGAATATTATCGTCTGCGGCGACTGACGGAAAAAAGCGACATTTACAGCTTCGGGGTGGTGCTACTTGAACTGGTCACAGGGTGCAAGGCCATCCACCGGAGCATGGAGGTGGAGGGGGAGGACCAGGAGACGGAGGGCAGCTCCACTCCGCGGAACGTGGTAGAGATGGCCGTGCCGTACATTGAGGCAGACGAAGTGGCGCGAGTTATGGATCGCAGGGTCGCGCCGGCATCACCGGAGGAAGTAGAGGCGGTGGCGTACGTGGGGTACGTGGCATCGGAGTGCGTGCGGCCAGAGGGGCAGGACCGGCCAACCATGGGGGAGGTGGTCGGGGCGCTGGAGAGAGCCTATGCGGCCTGCGCAGGCGCCGCCGCCGCTCGTACGGAAACCACCGCCGGACGCAGGGTCTTGTCGCGCGCGCCAAGTTTCATGTGAGTGATCTGAAGCCCAATTCATATCCATCCAATTCTTTTCTTCATCGTATTTTCTCTCCGTTTCTTAGTTCATATTCTTTTTTCCatgcttttttttttgtttaattttttttttttccaatgtcTCCTCATTCCACAACTATTTATTTTTGTGTAATGCCCCGAAGGTATTCATTAAAGTTTGCTAATTTCAAAGAACATGAATATCTTCTCTCAAATTGCAATAGCTGTAGGATTGCTATGGTAGCAGTAGGCTCTGAAATAGTTTATGGTCTGGTGTAGTTGTCAATGTGCTGAACGATTAGGTGAGTGACGATGACAGGGTTGGCAAAATGGCTCAATCCTAAATTAGAAGAATTCAACAAATTGTGATAGGAAATTAGGTATGTGAAGACTCAAAATCATCTTTAAATCATAGTTGGTGTATAGTTAATAATGCAAAAGAAGAGGTTGCACACGCCACAACTGACTTGAATTGTTCATCAAGGCATTAGGGAGATTTGCATGTGTGGATGTTTCAAAAGCAACCCTAATAGAGGAAGTCAAACAAGGACACCCAAAGGATCATGGCTGCTTGATCTTGCAGTTTGAATGTCAATGTTATGCTCCTATTAGGTCAACTGAATCATCCTTGTTGATACTCCTCCTCTCATTGTCCCATTCACCATCAATGTGATGTGTCTTCTGCTCTCTACCTGCCTCGACATCTATAATTTAGACCGAGTTGTGTGCCACTGCAACTTCTGTTTTCGGTGGACTGGCCATGATTTGTGGAAATTTTGTTCTCAAGCACTTTTTCTGGAGCAGTTAGTTTTGAGGACTGAGTTTCTGAAATCTCATTCATTTTGGGACGATCAAATTAGTCTATTTTGGAAAAAGCTGATAGAGACACATTTGACTTCCACCATTCAAACACTCATAGAGTCACCAAACTGAAAGAGGATTTGAAAACAAACAGATCTAGTACTAGTGCCCAAACTTCATTAATTGAATCAATAGGAAGGTAACTTGAGTGATGTCAATGTTACTAAGATGGCGGTAAAGATGGTTTGAAGAACAAGCTTAGAGCCGCTTGACTTCATGGAAAGGCATCAGAAATGTGTGCACACAGCGGAACTAAGCTGATTCAGGCCATTTCTTAGCTAGACAGCTTTTAATGCTCGACATAGATGGGGTGCCTGAAATTTTAAGGCAAGGGGTTGATTGCTCTACTTATACCTAATATTGCATCGACACGGTTTCCTTATGTTCAGAGTGATCATAAAACAAGGTTAGCTATGTCGATGAGCCTGAAGGGTTCTTCCACAAATTCAATACAAGGTAGCTCTGTCCGTTGTCTGTTTCTCAGGAAGTGGAGATTTCCAATATTGAAATTTGGGACCGATATGGTCTTGTAATATAGTATCACATATTGCATAACACCCAAAAGAAGAGCACCTCTATGTCCCCAACATATATTTGAGGAGTTGTTTCTTAAAGCGATGTTTTTTTTTAGAGAATTTAACCATTTAGCAAGATTGAGAAGGCAAAATTCTATATGACGAGTCACTTTTCTTTACATATTCCCAAGCCATTTAATAGTTCATCTCATCTGAATTCTTCTCCAACACTTCCATGTGGGAAATAATTCTAAAGGGATTTGATTGCTCTGTTTTTTATTTCCAGTGTCTTTTTATTCTACGTTTTTGTTGTTGTTTAGATAAAAAGACAGAATTTCCGTTGGCTTTTTATTTCACGTTTTTTTTATTGGTgttgtttttattaaaaaaaaagacagAATTTCCACTTTGGCACTGTCTTTTTATTCGACATTTTTTTATTGTTtgcttaaaaaaatagaaaaaaaaaatatatgataccGTACGTGAACGATGCCTCAGGCCGTCCACTGTCATCGGAAGAAAGCTACGTTGGAGAAATTCTTGGCTGAGTATTGATCCCGAGGATTACAATCTTATCTCATCCCGAGGGCAACTTAAAACAAAAAAACAACGAACGAGGAAAGGAGTTGAGATCCTCACAAACCTTTGTCCTTATGTTCTTCCGTGGATTAGACAAGTTAAATTATATTTCAAGAATATAGTGTATATCATGAAGATGTCATAACCGACGAGGAATTATAGGAACACGTTATTTTTAGGACAAAGGATCTCTATTACGAGGAAAGGGGATTAGAAAGAAAATTATCGGGCATAGGTTGATGGAATGAAAGGGATAATACTATAGTAATTATAGTTATTGGTAGGGAACATAATAAATGGAGATTCGATCTCTTGATccataaatcaaaaaataaattatttataattatgGTTGGATTGTGGTCGTAATTTGATCATAATTAGTTGTGATCTCTTTTTGTATTCATCGTCCCCTAAGTTATAGTTTGGATCTGAATGGGTAGCTGGAGGTCGTCGACAGTGGATAAGTGATTAGGTTGTCAAGTGTCGGTCACATGTTccgatccaaattataatttgagAGGATGATTAATCTAAAGAGAATCATAATTAATTACGATTAAATTATAATTACGATCgtaattataaataatttatccatccgtttatttttttttactagtGGTTCTGGTCCCTAATAAAGGGGGACTAAATAAAGAATAGCTATTCTTATATTttactaataaattttataataaatatatgtgaaataattttcataatttatttaaACTAATTTTACTTTTTACTTGCATGTTCCATTTCAATTTGGTCTGTTAATCTGTTTGGCACAATGAATTTAACTAGATTGGCTTATTCGGCTCGACCAACTTAATCAATCCATCCAACTCGAACAGTGTGATTGACTCATTTGGGTCGACCAACCCATTTAGCCAGATTAGCTCACTTAATCCGATCAATTTGTCTAGCTCAATCATGcaattgatttatttaattgactaattcaACAATTAGCATGTCCAACCTTTCTAGACCCACTAGACTACTTTACTCATTTGACCTATCAAAACAAACTGGCCTATTGATTAGTTGATTGATTGACCGATAGGGAATGATCAACTTGTTTAACCTATCTTGCTCAATTGATTGTGGCTCAATGTTCATCGGTTAGATGACTAGCAAAATAGACTTAGGTCATCCAAGCTTGAGAGACCTTACCTTCATATTACATAATCGAGTATGCCTCATTGCGAGGATACACGATATTTTATTCTCACTTGATGATATTTCCTCATTAAATTCTATAAATCTATCACATGGTCACCGACTTGACTACACTATAGGAATATTTTGTAAAAGGTGATTACGTCCTCACAATTCATTCCCAAATTATATAAATGGAGATATATTATAAGATCAATTTATAACTAATTATCAAATTGACTAGTGATGAGAAATATTTCCTGGATAAAAACTTGGTAGAAGGTGATTTTCTGCCCAAATTCATCTCAAAGAAAGATTGAAATGATCTCGTCGTCACTATCCAAACTCATCTGTCTCGAAATGCTCACCTCTCACAGATGACCACCATGACCCTGTGCGCTAAACAAAATGATGAAATAAACTACTAGCCAATAACTTTAAAAAGGTCGATCCAATGATTAGGCTCATTTTCCGCTCATTCTCTGCTAGATAGGACTTGAATTCCCATCAATAAAGTTTGGGAAACAACGGTGGATTCTATATTACCAGCAATCTACCAACATAAAATCttgagggaaagaaaaaaaacgaAATTGATATCTTCATTTTTCAAAACGTTGATGTGTTAGGTAGATACATTTGCTTGGGTACAGGGATCTAACTCTTTGAGAAAAAAACAAAGAGAGGAGATAAGTTCCTAAACCCTGGGAGTTAATCCGAACTCAACAAACTAAAAGACAACATGCATTTCTAAGGCATGGCTGTGAATTGGCTTCCTCTAACAAGCTCTGACCTCATATTGAGAGTTAATTATGCAGCTCCAGCCAGGTGGAACCAGAAAGAATCTATATAGTTTGTGAAATAGAAAAGTTCGCTATCCTTCCATGTCATCTACCTAATTTTTTCCGCCCTGCAcaacaaagaaaaaaaaggatAATTAACACAAAAATTTAGTTAGGATGGGTGAAATGTGATTGATTATTTTATGTTGTCTAATGGAATTTCAAGTACCAGGGATTCATTCAAGAGATTACTTGATAGATGATAATGACACACAAGATATACTGAAATCAAACTGGATAATCTGCTTCCATCACAAGGTTTTGGTGAAAACTTACTATTTGCTAGCAGATGAAAGAAGACAAGTTCATTCCAAGCATCAGGGACTCCAGGAAGGCACCAGTGGCTGCAATCAAGAATAGAAGAAGGGTGGCTCCAAGTGCCGATATGTGCATCACTCCTGAAGGCACCCATCAATGTTACGTTGAGGACAGTAACAGGAACTGTCATGTTTCCAACTACCTTAGCTATTATATCAGCAAACTCACTCCTGTCGTCAGATTTAGCCACGGAAAGAGGCTGCTGCGTCACCTCACAGGCCTTTTGGTTTAAACCACTGAAAAAGAAAACCATATCAGTAAATTCGCAAGGGCAATCTACAAGAAGCTTATCATAACCTGACTGAACTAGTCAAAGTACAAGGAAGAAGGCACTTAAAACTCCAGTTTCCTTTAGGCTCAAAATCAGTAGCTAAACCTTAGCATTAATTCGTCATACCAAAAAGGTGGCTATATTTCTAGCTGTGAAAAAATATTACATAACacttttaaattatttctaaataaatgaaatttataaaaattaactaCATGTGCAGATCGGGCGATAGATAGGTAATAAATGCGTGGTGAAACACATTTAACTTAATTGTTTGGCAATTATCCCATTCAAATGACAAGTAAAACCTATATATTAAGGACTTTTTGATTTGTTCATTTGGCATACCCTTGCCAATATGCACAAAGCCAATAGGGTAGGCACGATGAAGACTACTCATTGAATGATtttcattgaaacaagaaagaaATAAGAAGTTTTTACCCATGTTTTGTTATTCGGGTGTAGAAATAGTTGAAATACAATTGAGAAACTGATCGCCACAGGTAAAAGCACATAATAAAAACTCATCGCAGACAACTCGGCTTTTAGCTTACTTGGGTGTGAAAATTTCCAGCTCAAATCAGTGTGCTAAGATATGGAAGATTGTTGGATAGAAATAAGATGGATGGCTAAACAAAACTACGATGTCCAATACATAATATGAAAGACATCCAGAAAGTATTTTGGTAGCCAAGTTTTAACTAGATCATGGATAAATTTATCCATGAGTTTAGTGAGGAAAAGGAAgactaattaaaaaatagaagaaaatggTCACATAAGCAGGGGCAGTATGTGAGATAGGATAGCCTTATTTTCTGCCAACAAGAAGTTCAGTCTGAATCAACTCTCTTAGAAGGGAAACGGCTATCAACACAAATGGATAATGAAGaaattcataataataataaaaaaataagatttaaCCGACAACCATGACCCTATGTGACTTatgttcctttttattttattcttaatGGTGATTATGATAAAAACCAACGAATAAGAAATAGAAATGGGATAGACGGAGACGAAATTTTCCTGTCCATCCCCACTCCAAACAAGATATGGGGGCAACGAGAACAGGTTTTCAGGTCAAATCTCTTCCCATCCTTGCCCCGCCTTGAACCAGAACTGAGTCAGAGTTAAAAAAAGGGAACATAAAATCAAAATATTAACTTTCACATCATTATATGTGGTGCAAGTGGGGCAGAAATGAAGTGAGTTATAAAAAAGCATTACCCCTTCTCTGCTTCATCCACATTTATAGGGCAGTGCAGGTCAATTGTCATTTCTATTATAAAAAGCACTGTAGCAAATACGTCTTAGccaatgatttaaaatcataccGATGTTTTTCTTATCTTTAGCAGGCCCTATAACTCCTTACAACTTTACTCTTCCTTTCTCCTCTCAAGATTGAACTATGATAACAATCAGGAATCATTAATTCCTTTCTTGAAATCACCAAATAAGATGTAATTGGTCAAAATCGCACAACACAAATCCAGTTTaatttcttctattatttctgataATAGCTTAATCAGCCAACGGGGCTGACAAAAATTGACTGGAATCGAACTAGGTGTGACCCAGAATACTATAGTCAATAAACCTAGGGTGGACCAAGTCATTAACAGAAACTAATAATGTTGGCATTAAGATGTGAGGGCTAAGACGGATTAAGTAGTAATTTTTCAAATGAACATAAACAGAAACCAGATTGAGCAAGTAATTTACATGGTATAAATAACCAAGACACTTGAATTTCATGCCTAATTAGCTTGATTTGGAAATGCATTTGAGAATTGTAATGTACAGCTACCTAGAAATTCAGAATTATTCATGAGGGCATCCCTCCGGTTTGAAATGTATTGAGTTGGAATGAGTACCTCCAATGGGACGGCTCAAAAGTTCGGAAGAAGACATGAGTTCTGTTTGTGTTAACCATTGTCTCAATCCATGTTGCCCAAGTATCTAAGGCTGTTCTGAAAGCAGAATTGATAGACATGCCAAGCTTCAATACTCCTCCATTCTGGAAATAGCAACCCCTGAAAAGTAGACTGTTAGACTTTGTTTGAAGTACAATTTCTAACATAAACTAGGATCCTTTGATGGTGTGCTGCAAATCAGAGCTAACACATGAAATTTTGATCTTTAAATCACTTTAGATAACCAATATTTCAGCATCATGTTTGTTTTGGTGGGAAATACAGGTAGCTTACATTCATGAAACCACATCTAACCACAGCTTCTGGACCAATTACTGAACAATTATAGTTTACAGTTGAAGCATGAAGTGCACAGATCCATCGTATAGTATCCAAAGCCATAAAGTAACGGACTCAAGCAATTTGGACGTGCTGAAGTTAACCAAAAGGTAGATTTTGGAAAGTACAAGTTTATCGTATTACTTTTAGGGAAATTCCTAATTTCCAAGTTCCTGCATTCAGGCCGAATTCATTTAACCATGGAATATACTAATAATGCTATTGAAGTAAAAAGTTCAGGAAATCCATAATACTATGGAAAAAAACAGATGCATAGATGTGCTTTATGGACCAAGAGAAGTAGTTTACAATAAATGAAATTTGTGATTATATTATCTTCATTTTACATCTTTCCATAAACACTATTCAGGTTAAATTTGATGATAAGAGGACCCAACATAATTTAAAGGAGTTATCCGTACAAATGCATTCATCTAAAGTCCACAGCAGTATGTAAAAAAGTAGATACATATGAACATAAAGCTTGTCTTTTGAACATCTATTCTGCAATAAGTCAACATCATAAAAATCTCTAATATAAGATAATGATCAGCGAAATAAAGTAAGGACAAGGAAACAAGTGAAAGATAAGAAGTCAGGACTAGAATTAGAAAGTAGTGCATATTATTCTCTATATAATACTTCCTCTTTCTACAGAGATTCCAGAAAATGGTCACAATAACTAGAGTAGACAGCAAAAAGACTCAAGGACATAATAAAGGTGAATATGGGCAAAATCTGAGAGCCAAATTTATTAATAACTTACACATCAAAGAGTTTAGTTGGTGTCCACCAATGGCCAGAATTGAAGATCAAAACATCTGAATCAATCCACCTATGATTAATATCATCCATCTTGTCTAGCTTGAGTGTCAAGCGAACCCTCCTTGGTCCATGCTTTGGTGCCAAACCCTGCTGTACTAGAAACACCGATCGATAGAATTCCACAGTTAAGTTAAATGTTTGGAACTTAACCCCCAAGAATCGAATTGTTTTTGAGATCTTATTTCCATTTACTTCATAAACAGTGTTGGGATCCTGCACCCCAGTCATAAGTATGCAGACGAGAGACTCCCACTGAGTACGACTCATTGAGTCTCCTACAAAGACGACTCGCTTCCCTCTGAGTCTTTCCAAGATTTCACGTGCATCAAATTTAGGGATGTCGCAATGTCGAGGTTGCCATCTCCATTTAAGATAGTTCATATCCTTTCTCCCATTTGCAAAGCAATTAAACCCCCTTTCAGCAAATGGACATTCTGTGCTATTATAAAGCGGATAATAAGAACCATCAGGAACCCAGCTACCATCAAATACATTACAGACATCAGATTCATCAAAGAAGCCCGAGATCAATCT contains:
- the LOC122028861 gene encoding protein trichome berefringence-like 7 isoform X1, with amino-acid sequence MSKSFSRSVSARLTPRSVSSPRVLAQRKWWAAQGPSFGNLAVIFCLVSVILVAGCMLYLYAFRYFGRGRLISGFFDESDVCNVFDGSWVPDGSYYPLYNSTECPFAERGFNCFANGRKDMNYLKWRWQPRHCDIPKFDAREILERLRGKRVVFVGDSMSRTQWESLVCILMTGVQDPNTVYEVNGNKISKTIRFLGVKFQTFNLTVEFYRSVFLVQQGLAPKHGPRRVRLTLKLDKMDDINHRWIDSDVLIFNSGHWWTPTKLFDVGCYFQNGGVLKLGMSINSAFRTALDTWATWIETMVNTNRTHVFFRTFEPSHWSGLNQKACEVTQQPLSVAKSDDRSEFADIIAKVVGNMTVPVTVLNVTLMGAFRSDAHIGTWSHPSSILDCSHWCLPGVPDAWNELVFFHLLANRRKKLGR
- the LOC122028861 gene encoding protein trichome berefringence-like 7 isoform X2 produces the protein MSKSFSRSVSARLTPRSVSSPRVLAQRKWWAAQGPSFGNLAVIFCLVSVILVAGCMLYLYAFRYFGRGRLISGFFDESDVCNVFDGSWVPDGSYYPLYNSTECPFAERGFNCFANGRKDMNYLKWRWQPRHCDIPKFDAREILERLRGKRVVFVGDSMSRTQWESLVCILMTGVQDPNTVYEVNGNKISKTIRFLGVKFQTFNLTVEFYRSVFLVQQGLAPKHGPRRVRLTLKLDKMDDINHRWIDSDVLIFNSGHWWTPTKLFDVGCYFQNGGVLKLGMSINSAFRTALDTWATWIETMVNTNRTHVFFRTFEPSHWSGLNQKACEVTQQPLSVAKSDDRSEFADIIAKE